A single region of the Syngnathus acus chromosome 6, fSynAcu1.2, whole genome shotgun sequence genome encodes:
- the c6h11orf49 gene encoding UPF0705 protein C11orf49 homolog isoform X1 — MTSGLNRFNPTVSVDEYLADSHVLFYLSDALTQLLEHKEEYTHFGVISYFAEYFSSVKNSNHILFREFNYIRATPHNRASFIRVFWRCYRQIGKSGDLLSILEYCSLLQLLCPDFPVEVVKSAASIVLMDDGSDSLMSFSDFLYAFQLQFYYQEFLDSVLLIYQDLLAGKSPNTVIVPTSTSDEPLSCLTTEENNKKQDLEVEASILAGCIDALCDRIKNSHPPRSCLQEALEETAKLSYYSLLRSLAKHETINQMIGALPCKTEVLNDPEMDQELDKLIAQISVSPSSNSSSSAVGMLKEVQRKASPRRNIHHRRKMEVESDGSTEETDSSEN; from the exons ATGACGTCAGGATTGAATCGTTTTAACCCAACTGTCTCGGTCGACGAATATCTTG CTGACAGTCATGTGTTGTTTTACCTGAGTGATGCTCTGACCCAGCTGCTGGAGCACAAAGAGGAATACACCCATTTTGGCGTAATCAGCTACTTCGCTGAATA tTTTAGCAGCGTAAAGAATAGTAACCACATCCTCTTCAGAGAATTTAACTACATCAGGGCCACCCCTCATAATAGAGCCTCATTTATCAGAGTCTTCTGGAGATGCTACCGGCAAATTGGAAAGAGTGGAG ACCTTCTGTCCATTTTGGAGTACTGCTCCCTGCTCCAGTTGTTATGTCCAGACTTCCCAGTGGAGGTAGTAAAGAGTGCAGCCAG CATTGTTTTGATGGATGATGGCTCCGATTCCTTGATGTCTTTCTCGGACTTCCTGTATGCCTTCCAGTTGCAATTCTACTACCAAG AATTCCTGGATAGCGTATTGCTGATCTACCAGGATCTGTTAGCTGGGAAAAGTCCAAACACAGTCATTGTTCCAACATCAACTTCTGACGAACCACTTTCTTGCTTGACTACAGAAGAAAATAACAAGAAACAGGACTTAGAGGTCGAGGCTTCCATTCTGGCTGGGTGTATAGATGCACTCTGTGACCGCATCAAAAACAG CCACCCTCCCAGGTCCTGCTTACAAGAAGCACTGGAAGAGACTGCCAAGTTGTCATACTACAGTTTACTGAGGAGCCTGGCGAAGCATGAAACCATAAACCAAATGATTG GAGCCTTACCGTGTAAAACCGAAGTACTGAATGACCCAGAGATGGACCAGGAACTGGACAAACT CATCGCCCAAATCTCAGTCAGCCCCAGCAGCAACAGTAGTAGTAGTGCGGTGGGGATGCTGAAGGAGGTGCAGAGAAAGGCCTCACCTAGAAGGAACATCCaccacaggaggaagatggagGTGGAGAGTGACGGCTCCACAGAGGAGACGGACTCTTCTGAAAACTGA
- the c6h11orf49 gene encoding UPF0705 protein C11orf49 homolog isoform X2, with product MCTVKSDSRISSDSHVLFYLSDALTQLLEHKEEYTHFGVISYFAEYFSSVKNSNHILFREFNYIRATPHNRASFIRVFWRCYRQIGKSGDLLSILEYCSLLQLLCPDFPVEVVKSAASIVLMDDGSDSLMSFSDFLYAFQLQFYYQEFLDSVLLIYQDLLAGKSPNTVIVPTSTSDEPLSCLTTEENNKKQDLEVEASILAGCIDALCDRIKNSHPPRSCLQEALEETAKLSYYSLLRSLAKHETINQMIGALPCKTEVLNDPEMDQELDKLIAQISVSPSSNSSSSAVGMLKEVQRKASPRRNIHHRRKMEVESDGSTEETDSSEN from the exons ATGTGTACTGTCAAGAGCGACTCAAGAATATCGT CTGACAGTCATGTGTTGTTTTACCTGAGTGATGCTCTGACCCAGCTGCTGGAGCACAAAGAGGAATACACCCATTTTGGCGTAATCAGCTACTTCGCTGAATA tTTTAGCAGCGTAAAGAATAGTAACCACATCCTCTTCAGAGAATTTAACTACATCAGGGCCACCCCTCATAATAGAGCCTCATTTATCAGAGTCTTCTGGAGATGCTACCGGCAAATTGGAAAGAGTGGAG ACCTTCTGTCCATTTTGGAGTACTGCTCCCTGCTCCAGTTGTTATGTCCAGACTTCCCAGTGGAGGTAGTAAAGAGTGCAGCCAG CATTGTTTTGATGGATGATGGCTCCGATTCCTTGATGTCTTTCTCGGACTTCCTGTATGCCTTCCAGTTGCAATTCTACTACCAAG AATTCCTGGATAGCGTATTGCTGATCTACCAGGATCTGTTAGCTGGGAAAAGTCCAAACACAGTCATTGTTCCAACATCAACTTCTGACGAACCACTTTCTTGCTTGACTACAGAAGAAAATAACAAGAAACAGGACTTAGAGGTCGAGGCTTCCATTCTGGCTGGGTGTATAGATGCACTCTGTGACCGCATCAAAAACAG CCACCCTCCCAGGTCCTGCTTACAAGAAGCACTGGAAGAGACTGCCAAGTTGTCATACTACAGTTTACTGAGGAGCCTGGCGAAGCATGAAACCATAAACCAAATGATTG GAGCCTTACCGTGTAAAACCGAAGTACTGAATGACCCAGAGATGGACCAGGAACTGGACAAACT CATCGCCCAAATCTCAGTCAGCCCCAGCAGCAACAGTAGTAGTAGTGCGGTGGGGATGCTGAAGGAGGTGCAGAGAAAGGCCTCACCTAGAAGGAACATCCaccacaggaggaagatggagGTGGAGAGTGACGGCTCCACAGAGGAGACGGACTCTTCTGAAAACTGA